In Amia ocellicauda isolate fAmiCal2 chromosome 5, fAmiCal2.hap1, whole genome shotgun sequence, a genomic segment contains:
- the LOC136750247 gene encoding carboxypeptidase A1 yields the protein MKVLLVFTALLAAVFSRTTFEGDQVVRITPKDEAQIIRIQEMIEFEHLQLDVWLELTTQPGHPIDIHVPFGSLQAVKAFLESNGIQYSIMIKDLQRLLDEEAIQTKRSRIMGQPRNTDSFNYAAYHKLDEIYSWMDMLVNENPTLASKIEIGRSYEKRPLYVLKFSTGGSGRPAIWLDMGIHSREWVTQASGIWMAKKIATDYGRDASLTSILNKMDIFIEIVTNPDGYSYTHTNNRMWRKTRSINAGSSCVGVDPNRNWDAGFGGAGASGNPCTETYRGPFAHSESEVKAIVDFVKSHGNFKEFISIHSYSQMLLYPYGYIRTPVPNQDELHTLSTKAVSALSSLYGTKYRYGSIIDTIYQASGGTIDWTYNQGIKYSFSFELRDTGRYGFILPANQIIPTAAETWLAVMTLMEHARDHPY from the exons ATGAAGGTGCTGCTGGTATTTACTGCTCTTCTTGCGGCTGTTTTCAGCCGGACCACCTTTGAGGG GGATCAGGTTGTGAGAATAACACCCAAAGATGAGGCTCAAATCATCCGGATTCAGGAAATGATTGAGTTTGAACATTTGCAG CTGGATGTATGGCTGGAGCTAACAACACAACCAGGTCACCCCATTGATATTCATGTCCCATTCGGCAGCCTGCAAGCTGTCAAAGCCTTCTTAGAGTCCAATGGCATCCAGTATAGCATCATGATTAAAGATCTGCAG AGGCTGTTGGATGAAGAGGCGATTCAGACCAAGAGGTCTCGCATCATGGGCCAGCCCCGAAACACAGACAGCTTTAACTATGCCGCCTACCACAAACTGGATGAG atTTACAGCTGGATGGATATGCTGGTTAATGAAAATCCCACACTGGCCAGCAAAATTGAGATTGGCCGCAGTTACGAGAAACGTCCTCTGTATGTGCTTAAG TTCAGCACTGGCGGCTCTGGGCGTCCTGCTATCTGGCTTGACATGGGCATCCACTCCAGAGAATGGGTCACGCAAGCCAGTGGGATCTGGATGGCAAAGAAG ATTGCAACCGACTATGGCCGTGATGCCTCCCTCACCTCTATCCTCAACAAAATGGACATCTTTATTGAGATCGTCACTAACCCCGACGGTTACTCTTACACCCACACCAAC AACCGTATGTGGCGCAAAACCAGGTCTATCAACGCTGGATCCTCCTGTGTAGGTGTCGACCCTAACAGGAACTGGGATGCTGGTTTTGGAG GTGCTGGTGCCAGTGGCAATCCTTGTACTGAGACCTACCGTGGACCGTTTGCTCATTCCGAGTCGGAGGTGAAAGCCATTGTGGACTTTGTGAAGAGCCATGGCAACTTCAAGGAATTCATTTCCATTCACAGTTATTCCCAGATGCTTCTTTATCCTTATGGGTACATTAGAACCCCTGTCCCCAACCAAGATGAGTTG CATACTCTTTCTACGAAGGCAGTAAGTGCTTTGTCCTCTCTGTATGGAACTAAATACAGATATGGGAGCATTATCGACACCATCT acCAAGCTAGTGGAGGAACCATTGACTGGACCTACAACCAAGGAATCAAGTACTCCTTCAGCTTTGAACTGAGGGACACCGGGCGTTATGGCTTCATCCTGCCAGCCAATCAGATCATCCCCACTGCTGCGGAGACTTGGCTTGCTGTCATGACCCTCATGGAGCATGCCCGGGACCACCCATACTAA
- the LOC136750236 gene encoding carboxypeptidase A1-like — protein MKALVFLCGLIVVALSQKLFIGDQVLRITAENEDQIKLLKELQSTEHLELDFWREPVKPSLAVDIHVPFGSLQFVRTFLQSNGIQYHIMINNLQALLEEEKEEIILSHQRERDTNSFDYASYHTLDEINDWMDSLTAEYPDLVSKITIGTSYEKRPINVLKFSTGGSNRPAIWLDTGIHAREWITPATGLWTAKKIASAYGQDPSVTAILNKMDIFFELVTNPDGYTYTHTSNRMWRKTRSMHSGSSCVGVDPNRNWAANFGGSGSDSNPCSETYSGPFAHSESEVESIVDFILGHRNFKAMITIHSYSQMLMYPYGYTSIPVPEADELHKVAQSAVDALASLYGTKYTYGSMMSTIYPASGTTADWGYTNGIKYSFTFELRDTGRYGFILPANQIIPTAEETWLALMKIMEHVRDHPY, from the exons ATGAAGGCTTTAGTGTTTCTTTGTGGCCTTATTGTGGTCGCTTTAAGTCAGAAGCTTTTTATTGG GGACCAAGTTCTCCGCATCACTGCAGAAAATGAGGATCAGATCAAGCTTCTAAAAGAATTACAGAGCACGGAACATCTCGAG CTTGACTTCTGGCGGGAGCCTGTGAAACCCTCTCTGGCAGTAGACATCCATGTTCCCTTTGGTAGCCTTCAGTTTGTGAGAACCTTCCTGCAGTCCAATGGCATCCAGTATCACATTATGATCAACAACCTCCAG GCTCTACTGGAGGAAGAAAAAGAGGAAATTATTCTTTCTCACCAAAGGGAGAGGGACACTAACAGCTTTGACTACGCTTCCTACCACACTCTGGATGAG ATCAATGACTGGATGGACAGTCTTACAGCTGAATATCCTGACCTCGTCTCAAAGATTACAATTGGCACCAGTTATGAGAAACGGCCAATCAATGTGTTGAAG TTCAGTACTGGAGGATCTAACCGCCCTGCAATCTGGCTTGACACAGGGATTCACGCACGCGAGTGGATCACCCCAGCTACCGGACTCTGGACAGCAAAGAAG ATTGCTTCAGCATATGGCCAGGACCCCTCAGTAACTGCAATTTTAAACAAGATGGATATTTTTTTTGAGCTCGTCACTAATCCCGATGGCTATACCTATACCCACACATCG AACCGCATGTGGCGCAAGACCAGGTCGATGCATTCCGGTTCGTCTTGTGTTGGAGTTGATCCAAACAGAAACTGGGCTGCCAACTTTGGAG GCTCTGGATCCGACTCCAATCCTTGTTCTGAAACATACAGCGGCCCCTTCGCTCACTCCGAATCTGAGGTGGAATCGATTGTGGATTTCATTCTGGGCCACCGAAACTTCAAGGCCATGATCACCATCCACAGCTACTCACAGATGTTGATGTATCCTTACGGGTACACTTCAATCCCAGTCCCGGAAGCGGACGAACTG CATAAGGTGGCGCAAAGCGCAGTGGATGCCCTCGCCAGTCTCTACGGGACCAAGTACACTTATGGTTCCATGATGTCCACTATCT ATCCAGCCAGCGGTACCACAGCTGACTGGGGCTACACTAATGGAATCAAGTATTCCTTCACCTTCGAACTGCGTGACACTGGGCGTTACGGTTTCATACTCCCAGCCAATCAGATTATTCCCACTGCGGAGGAGACCTGGCTGGCTCTCATGAAGATTATGGAGCATGTACGAGACCACCCATATTAA